In one window of Oceanispirochaeta sp. M1 DNA:
- a CDS encoding S-layer family protein, which produces MFSADVVWDAGNGDGDWTAGFNWNPNGVPNPGDNVTIPAIGAPYPDLNISTSSHIVQNLTIANGASITMGNYNLDVNGDLLVSGAGAFSIGNGYLAVDGSSVLAAGFSSNGGNITLGAGNDGDTLELTADVSISSVSGNIDIDSIIDGDIAGRSLSLDSGSGLLTLSQSIGSSLTLLDLTLDSGGALDLPATSLTGDLTVSAGGNVTQSGVLSGTTLHVKTLLNGGALINLPLANAFTTVNLESRNTADGADAAGNITYNDTNGFDLGTSCFAGAGIRTDGTVTLSGVGALTQSGEVIADTGATTLTFGAGNNISLNDANNDFTTLSVVSGNDVILQDTNAIDLGASGISGILSLTAGGAVTDSGTVTVANNTTINAGVNNITLDDDGAPYTNNFGTLFLTGGNVEVNEGFAMAFGLSPIGGSLIARAATGDITDTGVVTVGTTSAFTVADTGSVYMDSVGNDFTGNVTFSSAGTIANITVDDASAFLIQAGLTISGNLIITSGGLISDDGAVSVSGNSTFTTDAGGSAITLDGVSTYTGSVGLNTNGAGNADLISVASGIDLAASNVGGDLTVSCGGAITDSGNLTVGGLGTFTAGGVTPDITLGDASTANFLTLDLTGDDVSVVENSAMNVAGASIGAGGSLSLSANGNIIDSGAILADGVITTVDAGANAIDLSDVGNDFGTFDVNGTPSSVIVADIDDLIFAAGSFGATGTVSAGGNVTQSGVLSGTTLHVKTLLNGGALINLPLANAFTTVNLESRNTADGADAAGNITYNDTNGFDLGTSCFAGAGIRTDGTVTLSGVGALTQSGEVIADTGATTLTFGAGNNISLNDANNDFTTLSVVSGNDVILQDTNAIDLGASGISGILSLTAGGAVTDSGTVTVANNTTINAGVNNITLDDDGAPYTNNFGTLFLTGGNVEVNEGFAMAFGLSPIGGSLIARAATGDITDTGVVTVGTTSAFTVADTGSVYMDSVGNDFTGNVTFSSAGTIANITVDDASAFLIQAGLTISGNLIITSGGLISDDGAVSVSGNSTFTTDAGG; this is translated from the coding sequence ATGTTTTCTGCTGATGTAGTATGGGATGCAGGAAATGGAGACGGAGATTGGACTGCCGGGTTTAACTGGAATCCAAATGGGGTTCCGAATCCAGGTGATAACGTTACTATTCCAGCAATTGGAGCTCCTTATCCCGATTTAAACATTTCTACCTCAAGTCATATTGTACAAAACTTAACAATAGCTAATGGTGCCAGTATCACAATGGGTAACTATAACCTAGATGTAAATGGTGATTTATTAGTTAGTGGTGCTGGAGCTTTTTCAATCGGGAATGGTTATTTAGCTGTCGATGGTTCTTCAGTTCTCGCCGCAGGATTCAGTTCAAATGGTGGAAATATTACTCTTGGAGCAGGGAATGATGGAGATACTCTTGAATTAACTGCTGATGTTAGCATTTCTAGTGTTAGTGGAAATATTGATATTGACAGCATTATCGATGGAGATATTGCAGGAAGAAGCCTTTCATTGGATTCAGGAAGTGGATTGCTGACTCTTAGTCAGTCAATAGGAAGCTCATTAACTCTTTTAGATTTGACATTAGATAGTGGTGGAGCTCTTGATTTACCAGCAACTAGTTTAACTGGAGATCTAACAGTAAGCGCCGGAGGAAATGTTACCCAATCAGGAGTACTAAGCGGAACAACACTTCATGTGAAAACCTTGTTAAATGGTGGAGCACTGATAAACCTTCCTTTAGCCAATGCATTTACTACGGTAAACCTTGAGAGCCGTAATACGGCGGATGGAGCAGATGCCGCCGGAAATATCACCTATAACGATACGAATGGTTTTGATCTTGGCACCTCCTGTTTTGCGGGAGCAGGAATCCGTACAGATGGAACAGTAACTCTGTCTGGAGTCGGAGCGCTGACCCAGAGCGGAGAGGTCATAGCCGATACGGGAGCAACGACCTTAACCTTCGGAGCTGGCAATAATATTTCCCTGAACGATGCCAATAATGATTTTACTACCTTATCAGTGGTCAGTGGAAACGATGTGATCCTGCAGGATACGAATGCCATAGATCTGGGAGCTTCCGGTATCAGCGGCATTCTTAGCCTGACTGCCGGAGGGGCTGTCACGGACAGTGGTACGGTTACAGTTGCGAACAATACGACGATTAATGCGGGCGTTAATAATATCACCCTTGATGATGACGGAGCGCCTTATACAAATAATTTTGGGACCCTGTTTCTAACTGGTGGTAATGTTGAAGTCAATGAAGGCTTTGCGATGGCCTTCGGTCTCTCTCCCATTGGAGGAAGCCTGATTGCCCGTGCCGCTACAGGCGATATCACAGATACGGGAGTCGTCACGGTGGGTACAACCAGTGCTTTCACCGTAGCAGATACTGGATCTGTTTACATGGACTCAGTTGGTAATGATTTCACAGGTAATGTGACCTTCTCCTCGGCGGGAACTATCGCCAATATCACCGTTGATGATGCGAGTGCCTTTCTTATCCAGGCCGGTCTTACAATCTCAGGAAATCTGATTATCACATCCGGGGGACTCATTAGTGATGATGGTGCAGTCTCAGTTAGTGGAAATAGTACTTTTACCACCGATGCCGGAGGCTCTGCCATTACTCTGGATGGAGTGAGCACTTACACTGGAAGTGTTGGGCTTAACACCAATGGAGCAGGTAATGCTGATTTGATCAGTGTTGCATCAGGAATCGATCTTGCTGCCAGTAATGTTGGGGGAGACCTGACTGTCAGTTGTGGTGGCGCTATCACGGATAGTGGAAATTTGACGGTAGGAGGTCTTGGTACCTTCACCGCCGGCGGTGTAACTCCGGATATAACTCTTGGTGATGCCAGCACGGCTAATTTCTTAACGTTGGATCTTACCGGTGATGATGTCAGTGTCGTAGAAAACAGCGCCATGAATGTGGCTGGTGCGAGTATCGGGGCTGGCGGATCTTTAAGCCTGAGTGCTAATGGAAACATCATCGATTCGGGAGCGATCCTGGCAGATGGTGTGATCACGACGGTGGATGCCGGGGCGAATGCCATAGACCTTAGTGATGTGGGGAATGATTTTGGCACATTCGATGTTAATGGCACCCCCTCAAGCGTCATCGTTGCAGATATCGATGATCTTATATTTGCTGCCGGAAGTTTTGGAGCGACTGGTACAGTAAGCGCCGGAGGAAATGTTACCCAATCAGGAGTACTAAGCGGAACAACACTTCATGTGAAAACCTTGTTAAATGGTGGAGCACTGATAAACCTTCCTTTAGCCAATGCATTTACTACGGTAAACCTTGAGAGCCGTAATACGGCGGATGGAGCAGATGCCGCCGGAAATATCACCTATAACGATACGAATGGTTTTGATCTTGGCACCTCCTGTTTTGCGGGAGCAGGAATCCGTACAGATGGAACAGTAACTCTGTCTGGAGTCGGAGCGCTGACCCAGAGCGGAGAGGTCATAGCCGATACGGGAGCAACGACCTTAACCTTCGGAGCTGGCAATAATATTTCCCTGAACGATGCCAATAATGATTTTACTACCTTATCAGTGGTCAGTGGAAACGATGTGATCCTGCAGGATACGAATGCCATAGATCTGGGAGCTTCCGGTATCAGCGGCATTCTTAGCCTGACTGCCGGAGGGGCTGTCACGGACAGTGGTACGGTTACAGTTGCGAACAATACGACGATTAATGCGGGCGTTAATAATATCACCCTTGATGATGACGGAGCGCCTTATACAAATAATTTTGGGACCCTGTTTCTAACTGGTGGTAATGTTGAAGTCAATGAAGGCTTTGCGATGGCCTTCGGTCTCTCTCCCATTGGAGGAAGCCTGATTGCCCGTGCCGCTACAGGCGATATCACAGATACGGGAGTCGTCACGGTGGGTACAACCAGTGCTTTCACCGTAGCAGATACTGGATCTGTTTACATGGACTCAGTTGGTAATGATTTCACAGGTAATGTGACCTTCTCCTCGGCGGGAACTATCGCCAATATCACCGTTGATGATGCGAGTGCCTTTCTTATCCAGGCCGGTCTTACAATCTCAGGAAATCTGATTATCACATCCGGGGGACTCATTAGTGATGATGGTGCAGTCTCAGTTAGTGGAAATAGTACTTTTACCACCGATGCCGGAGGC